Proteins from a genomic interval of Callospermophilus lateralis isolate mCalLat2 chromosome 1, mCalLat2.hap1, whole genome shotgun sequence:
- the LOC143401505 gene encoding LOW QUALITY PROTEIN: vomeronasal type-2 receptor 116-like (The sequence of the model RefSeq protein was modified relative to this genomic sequence to represent the inferred CDS: inserted 2 bases in 2 codons): protein MAPKDSTLALGVVSLMVHFSWNWVGLIISEDEKGIRFLSDVRGEMERNGVCMAFVNMIXSHHAVVFTRAHKQYNRIMKSSARVVIIFGDTESLLAVSFILFLFFFIVVTQRVWVTTSQWDVTNSKKHFILDPFHGALIFSHHHGEISGLKHFIQTANPAKYPEDTFLARLWWMHFNCSVSESECKTLESCSSKGSLAWLPRHHFDMAVSDGSYNIYNAVYAVAHTLHEMLLQQVDGQPMKNGKEPVFSPWQLHPFLKNIKFNNPAGDPVSMNQKGQLDREYDILNFWNLLEGLGHKVKVGTFSSYLPQGQQLSLSEDKIEWATGDTQTPNSACSVSCRPGFRKSPQEGKPACCFDCTPCPEDEISNQTDMDQCVKCPARQYANTERTTCLQKAVTFLAYEDPRGXALACTALCFSALTSAVLGVFVKHRDTPIVKANNRALSYILLISLTFCFLCSLLFIGRPSTATCILQETTFGLVFTVAVSTVLAKTVTVILAFTVAAPGRRMRRWLVSGAPNFIIPSCSLIQLTLCGVWLGTSPPFVDTDTHSEHGHIIITCNKGSVTAFYCALGYLGSLALGTFTMAFLARILPDTFNEAKFLTFSMLVFCSVWLTFLPVYHSTKGKVMVAVEVFSILASSAGLLGCIFAPKCYIILKRPDENCLKNVRD, encoded by the exons ATGGCCCCCAAGGACTCAACTCTGGCCCTTGGTGTGGTGTCCTTGATGGTTCATTTCAGCTGGAACTGGGTGGGGCTGATCATCTCAGAGGATGAGAAAGGCATTCGATTTCTCTCAGATGTGAGAGGAGAGATGGAGAGGAACGGAGTCTGCATGGCCTTTGTGAATATGA CCAGTCACCATGCTGTTGTATTCACAAGAGCTCACAAACAATACAACCGGATCATGAAATCCTCAGCACGTGTGGTTATCATTTTTGGTGACACAGAGTCTCTTCTGGCtgtgagttttattttatttttatttttttttattgttg TCACACAGAGAGTTTGGGTCACCACCTCACAATGGGATGTTACCAATAGTAAGAAACATTTCATCCTGGACCCATTCCATGGAGCACTCATTTTTTCTCACCACCATGGGGAGATTTCTGGATTGAAACATTTTATCCAGACAGCGAATCCTGCCAAGTACCCAGAGGACACATTCCTTGCTAGGTTGTGGTGGATGCATTTTAACTGCTCAGTCTCAGAGTCTGAATGTAAAACATTGGAGAGCTGTTCTTCCAAAGGCTCCTTGGCATGGTTACCACGGCACCATTTTGACATGGCCGTGAGTGACGGGAGCTACAACATATACAATGCTGTCTATGCCGTGGCCCACACCCTTCACGAGATGCTCCTTCAACAAGTAGATGGGCAACCAATGAAGAATGGGAAAGAACCAGTGTTCTCCCCCTGGCAG CTGCACCCCTTTCTGAAGAACATCAAATTTAACAATCCTGCAGGGGACCCAGTGAGTATGAATCAGAAAGGACAATTGGACAGAGAGTATGACATTCTTAACTTTTGGAATCTTCTGGAAGGCCTTGGACATAAGGTGAAAGTTGGAACATTTTCCTCTTATTTACCACAGGGACAACAACTGTCTCTATCTGAGGACAAGATAGAGTGGGCCACAGGAGATACACAG ACTCCCAACTCAGCCTGCAGTGTGAGCTGTAGACCTGGATTCAGGAAGTCCCCTCAGGAGGGAAAGCCTGCCTGTTGTTttgactgcactccctgcccagaggACGAGATTTCCAACCAGACAG ACATGGACCAGTGTGTGAAGTGTCCAGCTCGTCAGTATGCCAACACGGAGCGAACCACCTGTCTCCAAAAGGCTGTGACCTTCCTGGCTTATGAAGACCCCCGGG AGGCTCTGGCCTGCACGGCTCTCTGCTTCTCTGCACTCACATCTGCTGTCCTTGGGGTCTTTGTGAAGCACAGAGACACCCCCATAGTCAAGGCCAACAACAGGGCTCTCAGCTACATCCTGCTCATCTCCCTCACCTTCTGTTTTCTCTGCTCTTTGCTCTTCATTGGCCGTCCCAGCACAGCCACCTGCATCCTGCAGGAGACCACATTTGGACTGGTGTTCACTGTGGCCGTATCCACGGTCCTGGCCAAAACTGTCACTGTGATTCTGGCTTTCACGGTCGCTGCCCCAGGGAGAAGGATGAGGCGGTGGCTGGTGTCAGGGGCACCTAACTTCATCATTCCCAGCTGCTCCCTCATCCAGCTGACTCTCTGTGGAGTCTGGCTGGGGACCTCTCCTCCCTTTgtggacacagacacacactctgAACATGGCCACATCATCATCACGTGCAACAAGGGCTCAGTCACTGCCTTCTACTGTGCCCTGGGATACCTGGGCTCTCTGGCCCTGGGGACCTTCACGATGGCCTTCCTGGCCAGGATCCTGCCTGACACCTTCAATGAAGCCAAGTTCCTGACCTTCAGCATGCTGGTGTTCTGCAGTGTCTGGCTCACCTTCCTCCCTGTGTACCACAGCACCAAGGGCAAGGTCATGGTGGCCGTGGAGGTCTTCTCCATCCTGGCCTCCAGCGCAGGGCTCCTGGGCTGCATCTTTGCCCCCAAGTGCTACATAATTCTCAAGAGACCTGATGAGAACTGTTTGAAAAATGTCAGGGATTAA